In Pseudobacter ginsenosidimutans, the following are encoded in one genomic region:
- a CDS encoding RNA polymerase sigma factor, with protein sequence MQTNQTYDLLTQVQRIASGDESAFASLFYQFGPRLHSYLTGITKSETAEEELVQNTFIRLAASFPVDRNSKSFRLDLPGGQQ encoded by the coding sequence TTGCAAACCAACCAAACATACGATCTGCTTACCCAGGTTCAGCGCATCGCTTCGGGCGACGAATCCGCTTTCGCTTCCTTATTCTACCAGTTTGGCCCCCGCTTACATTCCTATCTTACGGGGATCACCAAATCTGAAACAGCGGAGGAAGAACTGGTGCAGAACACATTCATCCGTTTGGCTGCATCGTTTCCAGTTGACAGAAATTCAAAATCCTTCCGCCTGGATCTACCGGGTGGCCAGCAATGA